In the genome of Prosthecobacter dejongeii, the window GAATATCGCAGTGAAGGAGAACATCGTTTCGGCAAGTTTCTGAACAACCTGAATTTTACCACCACCAAAGATATCATTGGTCGCGGTCTTCATGAGTTTCTGGCCGAAGTGCAGCGTGAAATTGGCGCTCTTGGTGAACATCTTTACACCACTTTTATGTATCACCCCCCGGTGGATATGCAGGCAGAAATCCGCTTTCACCAGCAGCAAGAACAACAGCAGCAGTGAGCCTCTTAGGCAGGTGACGCCTGGGTGATAACCGGCAGCAAATGTGATTTCTTCTTGCTGTCGGTTCTCGATTATTTACCCATTCTTCCCCCCTGCCTGAGAACATCCCGCCCCTCTTGGATGCCCGATTCTTCACCCGCCATCACGCCGCCCTCTGGAATGCGCCTCCGCGTGCGCCACCTCACGCGCTTCCACTACGATGGGCCTGTGCTCGATAGCTACAATGATGCCCGTCTCTGCCCCGTTTCCGATCCCCTCCAGCGCTGCGCAAATTTCGACCTGCGCATCAATCCAAATGTGCCCATGCACACCCACCGGGATTTTTATCTCAATCGAGTGGATCATTTCGAGCTCCATCAGCCTCACGAAACCTTAGAGGTAGAGGCCGTTTCGCTCATCGAAACACGCCAGGATGCACGCACCTCCATCCCTGAGGCTCTCTCACTCGATGCATTGAACGACCCCAAGGTGAACGAGAACTATTTCGACTTTGTCGTCGAATCCAAGTTTGTTTCTCAAAACGTCGCCATTTGGCGCGAGGCCGTGGACATCATCGGCCACTCCGTCTCAGACATCTGGGCAGACTCTGTCAAACTCGGCCAGCATGTTCACAGCATCTTTTCCTATGATCCCGACTGGACCCACGTCCACACAAACGCCGCCGAGGCGCTGAAAGATCGCCGTGGAGTGTGCCAGGACTATGCCCACGTGATGCTCGCCCTATGCCGTAGCCAGGGCATCCCAGCCCGCTATGTCAGCGGTTACTTCTACAATGGCAAAACGGGAGATGAAAATGAGGCTTCCCATGCCTGGACGGAAATCTTCCTGCCTAACTATGGCTGGAAGGCCTGGGACCCCACCCACAATCGCGAGGCCGATACCCGCTATATCAAACTCGCCATCGGTCGCGACTATGACGATGCCAAGCCTGTAAGCGGTCGCTTCCGCGGCAAGGGCAAGCAGCACATGGACGTCATCGTCCAGATCCGTCTCGCAGAATAGTCTCACCAATACCCCAGCTTTTGCAGGCAATCCAGAGCGATCGGGATGCGATGTTTTGCATCTTCGAGGGACTTGATTCTTGCATTCAAAGCAAAGGGATAGGACTGACCCTCCTTCTCCACCCAGCCGACCCACCAGCCCACCTGAGTGCCCTTGGAGCCTAGCCAGCCCGTCTTGCCATAGATCGCTACACCAGATTTCTTATCATACTGGATCAGTGTCTTGACGGACTCCAGCGTCTCCGCTTTCACAGGCACTTTTCCGCTCACCAAGCGATGCAAAAAATCCACCTGCTCCAGAGCTGAAATCTCCAGAGGGCCGTCTAACCAAAAGCGTATCTCGATATCTTTGCTCGCCAGTGCATTGCCATACTGAAAGGCCGTCAGCCTATCCTGCATCCGCTCCAGGCCGATGCGTTTCGCCAACTGGTGAAACACCGCCACATTCGAAATCTTCATGGCATCCCGCAGATTCATGTCCTTTTCCCAGGTCTTCATCCATTCCTTCGTTCCACCATAAGGAAGAATTTCGTCCAAATCCTGCACGGCACCTACATCTAGCCCGATGAGAGCATTCGGAATTTTAAAGGTCGAAGCCGGGCGGAATCTCACCTTGGCACGTTCAGGGTTATAGACATGCAGCACGTCCTTTTGCGGGTCCAAAACCACAAAACACCCATCCAGGCCTCGCTGGGTGAAGAACGTTTTCAGCCCCTGCTCCTCCACCACTTTTTGAGCGAGAAGTAGGGTCGTCGTAAATAGAAAAAATAAGCCGCCGAAAATAGCACGCATGGAGGCAAAAGTTATTCTCCACACGATGCCTTCTTCAAGTGGGCATTCCTTTATCCCAAAAGCTTTCCCATGATCAGACATGCCTGCCAGAGATGGGCAACCACATCTCTTGCTGAAACCGAATCTATGAAACCCCAGCCTTCATGAACTCAATTCACCAGCAGCAATCCGAAGATAATCATCAGGACCTCAGCGCTCAAGACGCCGTCCAAAAGATTCGTGAACTCGTCAAAAAAGCCCAAACTTGTTTCTTCTGTACCTCCCTCTCCACCGGAGGATTTCACCATGCCCGGCCCATGAGCGTCCAGCAAGTGGATGACGCAGGCAATCTATGGTTTCTCAGCGCGGACGACAGTCAAAAAAACCAAGAGGTGATTGAAGACCACGCCGTATCGTTATTCTTTCAGGGCTCTGCTCACTCCGGTTTTCTCCAACTCAATGGCACAGCCGCTGTCTCCCGTGATAGATCCAAAATCCAGGAGCTGTGGAACCCTATCATTAAAACTTGGTTCACTGGCGGTGTGGATGATCCTCGAATCACCGTCATCAAAGTGGCACCCACGGACGGCTACTATTGGGACACCAAGCATGGAAACGCCATTGCAGGGTTAAAAATGATGGTCGGTGCTCTCCTTGGCAAAACCATGGACGATTCGATCGAAGGCAGCTTGCGGCTCTAAGAGGTCCTCATTGCTCTTAAACTGCGTTATTGCCACCACCGCGCCCCCTTGCTACCAGTGGTCTCGCATGTCGCGCACCCGTTGGCTCATCGCCAGTCTCTGGCTCTTGCTGTTCTGGCTCATCGCCGGCGCAGTTTGGCTGCCTGCATTGCAGCGAGATTTAGAGTCCGCCTCTGCGAGCTTGTTTAAGGACGTGCCTACAGGCTATTCCGCAGTCCAGGTCGAATTCAGTGGGCAGCAGGCTACTCTCACCGGAAAGGTGCGCCACGAATCCGAAAAGGCGGAAATTGAAAAAGTCATCACTCACCGCCTGAGAACACTTTCTTGGTTAGGCCGTGGATTGAATCCTGTAGCGTCAGTCCACAGCCATATCGAAGTTGTCCCTTACCCCTCCGGTTGGCTCATGATTGCCGCCCAGGGTGCCCGGGCCATTGTACAGGGCACACTCGCCACTGAATACGAAGCTCGGGATGTTTCACGTCTGCTCGAAGAAAGCTGGGCCAAAGAACGTGGACGTCTCACCAGCCAGATCAAAACAGACCCTGCCCGCTTCGATGAAGCCCCCTCTGTTCAGACCACGCTCAACCGCCTCCCTCCGCCCCGCCTCCAAGGCAGTGGAGATGCCGCTCAGATTCATCTGACGCGTCTCGGTAGTTCGTGGGAGAGGCTGACTCTAGACGCGCCAGATGAACTTCTTCGCCAGCAGTTTTCTACCTACCCGATCAGCCAGGAAGAATGGCAGTCGATCATTCAGCCAGCCATCACGAGAACCCGCCAGTATCAAGAAACAGAGAGGCTTCGCCTGGCCGAAGCCGAAAAGCAGCGTCAGTTATCTCCTCCACACATACTCTTGGCCGCACGTGACCAACGCCTGCTTTTGCGAGGAGAAATCGCCACTCTCAAGATCAAACGCGAACTGCTGAATACGGTCATCACCGCTTTCCCTGATTGGCGCGTGCTGGATGACCTGCGGGTAAATGATCAACGCCGTGCTGTCGCCGACTTTGGTCCCATTACCACAGCGCTTCTTCCACAGATTGGCGAAGGTGCCACTGGCAAATCTCTAGCCCTAGGTCTCTCCGGCAGTGCATGGCAGTTCGTGGATTGGCAAGTGGGCGGCGAAGCCCAGCCTTGGCGCGATCTCCTGCCAGCAGATCTCCCCCCCAGTCTTCTCCAAGAGGACAGCCGCATGGTCACCCAGTGGCTGCAAGGCAATGCCCAGGGCATCCCCACCCTGCCCATCCCCGCTCAGCCCAGTTTTCTGACCCTCACCCTTTTACCCGGCAAAGTCATCCTAGCCGGACAATTGGC includes:
- a CDS encoding transglutaminase family protein encodes the protein MPDSSPAITPPSGMRLRVRHLTRFHYDGPVLDSYNDARLCPVSDPLQRCANFDLRINPNVPMHTHRDFYLNRVDHFELHQPHETLEVEAVSLIETRQDARTSIPEALSLDALNDPKVNENYFDFVVESKFVSQNVAIWREAVDIIGHSVSDIWADSVKLGQHVHSIFSYDPDWTHVHTNAAEALKDRRGVCQDYAHVMLALCRSQGIPARYVSGYFYNGKTGDENEASHAWTEIFLPNYGWKAWDPTHNREADTRYIKLAIGRDYDDAKPVSGRFRGKGKQHMDVIVQIRLAE
- the blaOXA gene encoding class D beta-lactamase, whose amino-acid sequence is MRAIFGGLFFLFTTTLLLAQKVVEEQGLKTFFTQRGLDGCFVVLDPQKDVLHVYNPERAKVRFRPASTFKIPNALIGLDVGAVQDLDEILPYGGTKEWMKTWEKDMNLRDAMKISNVAVFHQLAKRIGLERMQDRLTAFQYGNALASKDIEIRFWLDGPLEISALEQVDFLHRLVSGKVPVKAETLESVKTLIQYDKKSGVAIYGKTGWLGSKGTQVGWWVGWVEKEGQSYPFALNARIKSLEDAKHRIPIALDCLQKLGYW
- a CDS encoding pyridoxamine 5'-phosphate oxidase family protein, which codes for MNSIHQQQSEDNHQDLSAQDAVQKIRELVKKAQTCFFCTSLSTGGFHHARPMSVQQVDDAGNLWFLSADDSQKNQEVIEDHAVSLFFQGSAHSGFLQLNGTAAVSRDRSKIQELWNPIIKTWFTGGVDDPRITVIKVAPTDGYYWDTKHGNAIAGLKMMVGALLGKTMDDSIEGSLRL
- a CDS encoding BON domain-containing protein: MSRTRWLIASLWLLLFWLIAGAVWLPALQRDLESASASLFKDVPTGYSAVQVEFSGQQATLTGKVRHESEKAEIEKVITHRLRTLSWLGRGLNPVASVHSHIEVVPYPSGWLMIAAQGARAIVQGTLATEYEARDVSRLLEESWAKERGRLTSQIKTDPARFDEAPSVQTTLNRLPPPRLQGSGDAAQIHLTRLGSSWERLTLDAPDELLRQQFSTYPISQEEWQSIIQPAITRTRQYQETERLRLAEAEKQRQLSPPHILLAARDQRLLLRGEIATLKIKRELLNTVITAFPDWRVLDDLRVNDQRRAVADFGPITTALLPQIGEGATGKSLALGLSGSAWQFVDWQVGGEAQPWRDLLPADLPPSLLQEDSRMVTQWLQGNAQGIPTLPIPAQPSFLTLTLLPGKVILAGQLAEEGLRTRLIEAARQTYGSNAVIFTEALLARGTCEPTADVEQTVRSLPALPSETEAPILAFALPGQVWKQRPASPDILTPGALTKSGLTPSGFPATMAEDTFAAEAYDHLRHHWRKPPSASAQQNPSR